The region GCCCAGTACCGGGTGGGCAGGCGCGAACGCGGATGTCGCATGGTCCATCGTGGGCTTTCTTCCGTGAGATAGCCGCATTATACCGGCCATCCCACGTGCAACCAGGCAACGATGACGACCTGCTTGATGCAGGCAAAGCCCCTCAACCGTCGCGCAGGCCGTCGCCCGCGTCCATCGGCCAGGCATGGTGATCGGGATGGTGATCCTTGCGCCTGCGGCGCGAGATCGATTGCGGCGCCTTGCTGCCATGGGTCGCCAGCGCATTGCGGGCGCTGCGGGCCAGGTGGCGGTGCGCGGCCACCGCGCCGGCCTCCTCGTCCGGCATGGCCATGGCCGGCCCTGCCGCCGCCGCGCTGTCGAGGGCGCGCAATTCGTCTTCCCAGCGCCTGCGCTGCTCGTGCACGCTGGCCGGCAGCGCGGGCGCCGGCCGCAGCTGGGCCAGGTCCAGCGCCACGCCCAATCCGCTGGCGGCGGCCACGCGCGCGCCCATGGCGGGCAAGGCGCCGTCGGCGCCACGGCAAAAGCGCTGCAGGATGGTCTTCAGGATCGAGGTGTGGTCGAACAGCTGGTGGCAGACACTGCCGGGGCCGACCAGCGGCGACACCAGCAGCATCGGCACGCGCACCCCATACTGGCGAAAAGCGGCGTCATCGTCGACGGCGGCCGGTGGCGGCACATGGTCGAAAAAGCCGCCATGCTCGTCATAGCTGATCACGAGCAAGGTGCGCTCCCAGGCCGGCCCGCGCGACAGCGCCTGGTAGACCTGGGCCACCAGCGCCTGGCCGGCGCGCACATCGGCCGGCGGATGATCGTCGTTGGCAAAGAAGTGCGGGTCGATCCAGCTGACCGACGGCAGGGCGCCGGCCAGCGCATCGCCGACAAAGCCATAGCGCCGCCCTTGGGCGCCGAACGGTTCGTAGAATTCGGACGAACGGTAATGCTCGTCCGTCAGGGCCAGGGTCCATGGCTTCCAGAAAGAATAGAATTTCCAGCTGACCATATTGCGCTCAAGGTGGCGCACGAACGATTTGTTGGCATACAGGGGCACGCGCTTGCTGTCCTTGCTGCCGGCCGCGCGCCCGCTGACGGCGTACAGCCGGTTCGGCCAGGTGGCGCCCGGCACCGAACTGTGACAACGGTCGCAGACGCAGAACTGGCGCGCCAGGAAATCATACATGGGCAGGTCGGCGCCGTTGTAATAGCCCATCACCAGGCCGGGATCGGCATCGCCGGGATGCGTCAGCGCATAATCGCCGACAAAACCGCCGTTATTATCCTGCAACTGGCGCGCCACCGAAGCGCCCGTATGGCCGGGATTCTGTCCGGGGTGCAAGGCGGTGGACTGCAGATGGTGAGCAAAATAGGCCTTGCCCGCATGCAGGTTGACATGCTCGCTGCGCAAGCCGTCGATATCGCCGCGCCCGCCTTCCAGACTCAGATAGCCGAGCATATGGTCGAAGGAACGGTTTTCCATCATCAGCACGACGATATGGTCGATGCGGTCGAGCTTGTTAATTGTCATGCATCCTCCGGCTGGCGGCCACCCTGGCGCCTCCCAGTTTCGACCGGCACCATGCCAGCGGGTTCAGGCGCTCACGGCATTGCTTGACATGCAACAATCAGCGGCTGGTCCTCAGTACGGCACGCGGTAGCGGTAGCCCTTGAAACTGAAGATGGCCGCCTTGGGCTGCAGTTTTTCCAGCACCAGCCCCGGCGCCACTTCCTCGCCCTCGTGGCGCAGCACCTTGTCGATCAGCAGCAGGCGGTCGGCCGGATCCTTTGAATAAATATAGCCGCCCAGGGCAACCGGCGGAATCTGCCGCTGTATCGGTTCGGGCAGGTCGCGCAAGCCGGGCGTGACTTCTTCGGACGGCGCCGGGACCGGTACGGGGGCCGGAACCGGGACCGGGACCGGCGTGACGGCCTTGATCACCGGTGCAGGTGCTGGTGCAGGGGCAGGCGGCGCGGCCTTGACGGCCACCGGCACCGGCATGGGTGCTGGCGCTGGCGCGATGACCGGCGCAGGGGCCTGAACAGGGACCGGAGCAGCCGCTACCGGCGCCGGCGCCACGCTGGTCTGCGCCGGCCACCACCACCAGGCGGCGGCCACGGCGCAGGCGGCGCCCACGCCGAGCCACAACGGCAAGCGCCGCTTGCCGCTGGTATCCGGCGCCGGCTGCAGCTGCACTTGCGGCGCATGGATGGACGGCAATTCACCGAGCTGGCGTTCGGCTTGCGATTTTTTCAGTGCTTCAAGAATATACGACATTTATTTCCCCGCCACGGTGGCCGCAACAACAGGCAGGGCCACGGCTAGAGCGGCGCGCGACAGGCGCGGCTCCGTGTTGTCGCCCAGCTGCATCAGGCGCATGAATGTTTTCGGTCCCGCCAGGCCATCGGCCTTCAGGTTCTGGCTGCGCTGGAACTCGCGCAGCAAACGCTGCATGTCCGCGTCCAGCGGCAGGTTGCCGGAAGGCAGAGGCATGCCATGCAGCTGCGCCAGGCGCGCCGCCAGCCAGTCCACGTCCGGGCCGCGCGCGCCCACCGGCACTTCATCGCGCCAGTTGCGCGGCGCGCGCCAGAAGGTGACGAAATCGCCATCGCCGCGCTGCGCCAGCTCCGGCACGGGCATGGTGACGGGCTTGCCATCGATCTGCACGCTGGCGGTATCGCCCTGCACGCCGGACAGCAGCGCCAGCTGTTCGCCGGCGCCGTCCTTGCCGCGCAAGACCAGCATGGCGGGACGGTCCAGCACACGCAATTCGGCCACGCCGCCCCGGCTTTGCAGGCAGCGCAGGCCGGCGCGGGCGGCAGCCTGGCAAGCGTCACCGGCGGGCAAATGCTCGCCCCACAGGGCGGCCAACTGGCGCAGCACGGCATCACGGTCCAATGTTACGGCGGCCGGAACCGGGACCGGGGCCGGCGTCGATGCACTCGCAACAACCGGCTTGACCGGGGCCAAGGCCGCTACCGGCGCGACCACCTTGTTCAAGGGCATGAAATACCAGGCCAACGCCCCCGTTATCACAGCGCCGGCCAGCACGCCGCCGGCCAGCTGCTGCCAGCGCAATCCGCTGCCGGCGGCTGGCGCGGCGCCGCCCGCTTCGGCAAACACTTCGGCGGCCGCGCGGCGCAGGA is a window of Janthinobacterium sp. J1-1 DNA encoding:
- a CDS encoding alkaline phosphatase family protein, which gives rise to MTINKLDRIDHIVVLMMENRSFDHMLGYLSLEGGRGDIDGLRSEHVNLHAGKAYFAHHLQSTALHPGQNPGHTGASVARQLQDNNGGFVGDYALTHPGDADPGLVMGYYNGADLPMYDFLARQFCVCDRCHSSVPGATWPNRLYAVSGRAAGSKDSKRVPLYANKSFVRHLERNMVSWKFYSFWKPWTLALTDEHYRSSEFYEPFGAQGRRYGFVGDALAGALPSVSWIDPHFFANDDHPPADVRAGQALVAQVYQALSRGPAWERTLLVISYDEHGGFFDHVPPPAAVDDDAAFRQYGVRVPMLLVSPLVGPGSVCHQLFDHTSILKTILQRFCRGADGALPAMGARVAAASGLGVALDLAQLRPAPALPASVHEQRRRWEDELRALDSAAAAGPAMAMPDEEAGAVAAHRHLARSARNALATHGSKAPQSISRRRRKDHHPDHHAWPMDAGDGLRDG
- a CDS encoding AAA family ATPase, which codes for MYTQYFQLKQSPFSIAPDPRYLFMSERHREALAHLLYGVGSGGGFVLLTGEIGAGKTTVCRCFMEQIPENCQLAYIFNPKLSVEELLLSICEEFRIAPPAGAGSVKSYVDAINVHLLASHAQGKNNVLIIDEAQNLSAAVLEQLRLLTNLETSERKLLQIILIGQPELRAMLARPELEQLAQRVIARYHLGSLSEPETASYIHHRLAVAGSTARAPFGPRLMAQIHKLSHGVPRRINLLCDRALLGAYVENQPQVTRQILRRAAAEVFAEAGGAAPAAGSGLRWQQLAGGVLAGAVITGALAWYFMPLNKVVAPVAALAPVKPVVASASTPAPVPVPAAVTLDRDAVLRQLAALWGEHLPAGDACQAAARAGLRCLQSRGGVAELRVLDRPAMLVLRGKDGAGEQLALLSGVQGDTASVQIDGKPVTMPVPELAQRGDGDFVTFWRAPRNWRDEVPVGARGPDVDWLAARLAQLHGMPLPSGNLPLDADMQRLLREFQRSQNLKADGLAGPKTFMRLMQLGDNTEPRLSRAALAVALPVVAATVAGK
- a CDS encoding general secretion pathway protein GspB gives rise to the protein MSYILEALKKSQAERQLGELPSIHAPQVQLQPAPDTSGKRRLPLWLGVGAACAVAAAWWWWPAQTSVAPAPVAAAPVPVQAPAPVIAPAPAPMPVPVAVKAAPPAPAPAPAPVIKAVTPVPVPVPAPVPVPAPSEEVTPGLRDLPEPIQRQIPPVALGGYIYSKDPADRLLLIDKVLRHEGEEVAPGLVLEKLQPKAAIFSFKGYRYRVPY